The sequence below is a genomic window from Sorangiineae bacterium MSr12523.
CGTGATGCCGCGCGGCGATGGGACGTCAATCGTGGCGGTGGGCGAGACGCGCGAAGACCTGCGGCTGTGCGGGCAGGAGACGACGTTGCTCTCGCCGCAGGTGGTGGACGCGAAGACGATGCAGCTTCGCGGTGCATCGCTGCAGCGCCTTTCGCGCGCGCAGCGCGACGGCGCGGAGAAGGTTGCGGCGGGGCTGCGCACGCAGGCCGAGACACCGCTCGGGCGCTTGCTCGTGGCGACGGGCGCGAGCACCGCCATCGGGAAGCCGGCGTCGCTGACCGATGGGGATCCCGCCACGGCGTGGGGAGAAGCGCGCCCGGGGACGGGGCTCGGTGAGTTCGTGGTCATGCGCGCGCCCGCGGAAGTGCCCATCACGCGCTTCGCGATCACGGTGGCCCCGCCCGGTGCGAATGCCACGGCGGGGATGGCGCCGCGGTCGTTCTTTCTGGTGACCGATGCGAAGACGTTCGCGGTGACCTTGCCGGAAGACGGGTGGCTCAAGCCGGGTGCCTCGTACGACATCGCGTTGAAGGAGCCGGTGCGCACGAGTTGCGTGGCGCTGGTGCTCGATCAAGCCTACGCGCGCGGGAATGCACGGCCCGAGGTAACGGTGGCGGAGCTCACGGCCTTCAGCGAGTTCGATACGCCGGGGGCATCGCCGGTGTCGATCGCGCGGCTTCTGTTCGGCGGCGGTCCGCGTGCGCAGGCGGCGGCCGCCGTGCTCCAGCGCGCGGGCAAGCGAGGGGTCGAGGGCGTGATGCAGGCGTGGAGCGAGCTCGATGCGCAGGGGCGCGCGCTCGGGGTCGACGTGGCGGTGCGTACGTCGTGCGAGGACGGCGGGCCGCTCTTGGTGGCATCGCTCGACGACAAGGATCGCAACGTGGAGCGCAAAGGGCGCGAGAAGCTCGAACGGTGCGGTCGCGCGGCGGCGCCGGCGCTGCTCACGGCGATGCGCGATGCGCCGGTGCCGCAGAAGGCGCGCTACGCCTCGCTGCTCGCGTTGCTCGCGCCCAGTGCGGCGGTGCCGCCCATCGCGGCGCTGCTCGGGCAGGGCTCGCCGGCGGATCGGCAGATGCTGCGCACCGCGTTCATGCGCGCGGCGCGCAGTGCCGATGCGGCGAAGCTCGCCGAGCTTTTGCGCGAGCGGCGTTCGAGCGATGCGGCTGCGCGGCTCGAGCTTTTGCGCGCCCTCGGTCCGCGCATCGTCGATGTGCGCGAGGATGCGCGGACGGATCTGGACGAGCTGCTCAAGGGCACGCCCGATCTGCCGGTACGGTACCTGGC
It includes:
- a CDS encoding HEAT repeat domain-containing protein — translated: MKGPVCAIVFASLPFASVALAEPAPKVDLASATVQYGAPGESVTIALDRSELPDAKAVRVETLAVGEGRSVARVVVPSKTRKGVAWEALVGGKLLHSGVTGYVRGQDGDRTGTAIDVMPRGDGTSIVAVGETREDLRLCGQETTLLSPQVVDAKTMQLRGASLQRLSRAQRDGAEKVAAGLRTQAETPLGRLLVATGASTAIGKPASLTDGDPATAWGEARPGTGLGEFVVMRAPAEVPITRFAITVAPPGANATAGMAPRSFFLVTDAKTFAVTLPEDGWLKPGASYDIALKEPVRTSCVALVLDQAYARGNARPEVTVAELTAFSEFDTPGASPVSIARLLFGGGPRAQAAAAVLQRAGKRGVEGVMQAWSELDAQGRALGVDVAVRTSCEDGGPLLVASLDDKDRNVERKGREKLERCGRAAAPALLTAMRDAPVPQKARYASLLALLAPSAAVPPIAALLGQGSPADRQMLRTAFMRAARSADAAKLAELLRERRSSDAAARLELLRALGPRIVDVREDARTDLDELLKGTPDLPVRYLALGPVAELARQGHRESVDRFAALMGHDAAWPVRARAAELALHIPGAQQELIERLRDPEPRPREAALRTIAEERLSAAAVAVEALLSRDPWTFVRVSAATALGSMPQSPDIDASLATALEDPVPAVRVATVDALGVHRAASYAGRVRKLLDEDNSADVRLAAVRTLAQMCDANALDTLTELAAKAASPNAENELTLGLAAIDALGKIHPRDLARRLERVMSKDARAQARAAAAQAMAAPGICRR